The Polynucleobacter sp. MWH-UH2A DNA segment GAGCGTGTTTGGAAGGGGTCCCTTGAGGCTGGTGCGGGCGACGATCATCCTTTGGCCGTTATGCTCGGTAAAAGCGCCTGGATAAGGGGGTGCAACTGCCCTGACAAGGTCGTGCACCTGCTTGGCAGTCTGATTCCAATGAATTTGCCCATCTGCGGGCTTTCTGCCACCAAAATAAGACCCTTTTTTTAGCTCATTGGGCTTGCGGGGGGTATTGCCCAGCATTAAGGCAGGAATCACTTCATGAATGACCTGGACAGCTGCTTTGCTGACTTTGGCAAATACATCGGTAGCAGTTTCATCAGGGCCAATATCTACTGCTGACTGACCAACAATATCCCCTGCATCAGGTTTTTCTTCCATGATGTGCAAGGTAGCGCCCGTTTCAGTTTCCCCATGCAGAATTGCCCAATTGACTGGCGCACGACCACGATATTTTGGTAACAGTGACCCATGCATATTGAGTGCTGCAATTTTGGCGCATCCCAAAATCTGCGCAGGAATCATGTGGCGATAGTAGAAGGAGAAAATGTAATCAGGAGCAAGCGCATTTATTTGTGGAACAAGGTTAAGTAGATCACTTGCGCTTGGGGTAATGTAGGCGATGTTATTTTCTTTGCAAAGTTTAGCGACACTACCAAACCAAACATTTTCATTGGGGTCGTCTTCGTGGGTGACCACTAGATCAACTTGAATGCCTGCTTTCAGTAGTTCTTTCAGGCAATTAACGCCAACATCGTGGTAAGCAAAGACGACTGCGTGCAATTATTTTTTCTCTAAAACGGTTTGCACAACATAACGGGGGCGATTACGGATTTGTTGATAGATACGGCCGATATATTCGCCTAACAAGC contains these protein-coding regions:
- a CDS encoding formyltransferase, whose product is MHAVVFAYHDVGVNCLKELLKAGIQVDLVVTHEDDPNENVWFGSVAKLCKENNIAYITPSASDLLNLVPQINALAPDYIFSFYYRHMIPAQILGCAKIAALNMHGSLLPKYRGRAPVNWAILHGETETGATLHIMEEKPDAGDIVGQSAVDIGPDETATDVFAKVSKAAVQVIHEVIPALMLGNTPRKPNELKKGSYFGGRKPADGQIHWNQTAKQVHDLVRAVAPPYPGAFTEHNGQRMIVARTSLKGPLPNTLNLGALGVQVVDNRVFGVCGDQQALEILEWFPASK